One genomic window of Medicago truncatula cultivar Jemalong A17 chromosome 1, MtrunA17r5.0-ANR, whole genome shotgun sequence includes the following:
- the LOC11443762 gene encoding probable pre-mRNA-splicing factor ATP-dependent RNA helicase DEAH5: MATAEIPQDGLKKLEYLSLVSKVCTELESHTGTGDKVLAEFITELGHSSNSVEEFDAILKENGAEMPDYFVRTLLTIIHAILPPNPKKEKENQNVKSSTSNTKFKALAISDDRDRAKELREEIEIEAREKQKQMEPPMDRYEDDGGYRDRDRDRRDRRRDRYEEDDRRDHRRGNDRDRDRRDKRGDDRGRDRDRYERRRRDEYEDGREETDGNQKGRRERDSKRGGGGSGEPELYMVYKGRISRVMDTGCFVQLDDFRGKEGLVHVSQMATRKIVNAKEVVKRDQQVYVKVISVSGSKLSLSMRDVDQHTGKDLLPLKKSSEEEDSFRTNPQDSKDGPVVRTGLSGIRIVEEDDTVSSRRPLKRMSSPERWEAQQLIASGVLSVSEYPTYDDEEDGVMYQEEGAEEELEIEMNEDEPAFLQGQSRYSMDMSPVKIFKNPEGSLGRAAALQSALIKERREVREQQQRTMLDSIPKDLNRPWEDPMPESGERHLAQELRGVGLSAYDMPEWKKEAYGKTITFGQRSKLSLQEQRQSLPIYKLKKELVQAVHDNQVLVVIGETGSGKTTQVTQYLAEVGYTTRGKIGCTQPRRVAAMSVAKRVAEEFGCRLGEEVGYAIRFEDCTGPDTVIKYMTDGMLLREILVDESLSQYSVIMLDEAHERTIYTDVLFGLLKQLVKRRPELRLIVTSATLDAEKFSGYFFNCNIFTIPGRTFPVEILYAKQPESDYLDASLITVLQIHLTEPEGDILLFLTGQEEIDFACQSLHERMKGLGKNVPELIILPVYSALPSEMQSRIFDPAPPGKRKVVVATNIAEASLTIDGIFYVIDPGFAKQNVYNPKQGLDSLVITPISQASAKQRAGRAGRTGPGKCYRLYTESAYRNEMSPTAIPEIQRINLGMTTLSMKAMGINDLLSFDFLDPPSPQALISAMEQLYSLGALDDEGLLTKLGRKMAEFPMDPPLSKMLLASVDLGCSDEILTIIAMIQTGNIFYRPREKQAQADQKKARFFQAEGDHLTLLAVYESWKSKNFSGPWCFENFVQSRSLRRAQDVRKQLLSIMDKYKLDIVSAGKNFSKIRKAITAGFFFHAARKDPQEGYRTLVENQPVYIHPSSALFQRQPDWVIYHELVMTTKEYMREVTVIDPKWLVELAPRFFKVADPTKMSKRKRQERVEPLYDRYHEPNSWRLSKRRA, encoded by the exons ATGGCTACCGCTGAAATTCCACAAGATGGATTGAAGAAACTGGAGTATCTTTCACTTGTATCTAAGGTATGCACTGAGTTAGAATCTCACACCGGCACCGGCGATAAGGTTCTCGCCGAGTTCATCACCGAGTTAGGTCATTCTTCTAACTCGGTTGAGGAATTCGACGCTATACTCAAAGAAAACGGTGCTGAGATGCCGGATTACTTTGTTCGAACTCTTCTCACCATTATCCACGCTATTCTTCCTCCTAATCctaaaaaagagaaagagaatcAGAACGTGAAGAGTTCCACCTCCAATACTAAGTTCAAGGCTTTGGCAATTTCAGATGATAGGGATCGTGCTAAGGAGCTTCGAGAAGAGATCGAAATCGAAGCTagagagaaacaaaaacaaatggaACCACCAATGGACAGGTATGAAGATGATGGTGGTTACAGAGATAGAGATAGGGATAGAAGAGATAGACGCAGAGATaggtatgaagaagatgatagaAGAGATCATAGAAGAGGAAATGATAGAGACAGAGATAGACGCGATAAAAGGGGGGATGATAGAGGCAGAGATAGGGATCGATATGAGAGGCGGAGGAGAGATGAATATGAAGATGGAAGGGAGGAGACTGATGGTAATCAGAAAGGGAGGAGAGAAAGAGATTCGAAgcgtggtggtggtggttcagGTGAGCCCGAGTTGTATATGGTTTATAAAGGAAGAATTTCTAGGGTGATGGATACTGGGTGTTTTGTTCAGCTGGATGATTTTAGAGGAAAGGAGGGTTTGGTTCATGTTTCTCAGATGGCTACTAGGAAGATTGTTAATGCTAAAGAGGTTGTTAAAAGGGATCAACAGGTTTATGTGAAGGTGATTTCTGTTTCTGGTTCCAAGTTGAGTCTTTCCATGAGGGATGTTGATCAACATACTGGGAAGGATCTTCTTCCGTTGAAGAAGAGCTCGGAGGAGGAGGATTCATTTCGGACGAATCCGCAGGACTCGAAGGATGGACCAGTGGTTAGGACAGGGCTTTCTGGGATCAGGATTGTAGAGGAGGATGACACTGTTTCTTCGCGCAGGCCGTTGAAGAGAATGAGTTCTCCCGAGAGATGGGAAGCACAACAATTGATTGCTTCGGGGGTTTTGAGTGTTTCGGAGTATCCGACTTATGATGATGAGGAAGATGGAGTGATGTACCAAGAAGAAGGTGCTGAGGAAGAGCTTGAGATTGAGATGAATGAGGATGAACCCGCCTTCTTGCAAGGGCAGAGCAGATACTCAATGGATATGTCTCCTGTTAAGATCTTCAAGAATCCAGAAGGTTCTCTGGGTCGTGCTGCTGCGCTCCAGTCTGCACTTATAAAGGAGCGAAGAGAAGTAAGAGAACAGCAGCAGCGTACCATGCTTGATTCAATTCCAAAGGATCTCAATCGTCCTTGGGAAGACCCTATGCCAGAGTCAGGTGAAAGGCATCTTGCCCAGGAGTTGAGGGGTGTTGGCTTATCGGCCTATGATATGCCAGAATGGAAGAAAGAGGCCTATGGGAAAACCATTACTTTTGGGCAAAGGTCAAAGCTTTCTCTTCAGGAACAGAGGCAGAGTTTGCCAATTTACAAGCTAAAAAAAGAATTGGTTCAGGCTGTCCATGATAATCAGGTATTGGTTGTGATTGGTGAAACCGGTTCGGGTAAGACTACTCAGGTCACACAGTATCTTGCTGAAGTGGGTTACACCACCAGAGGTAAAATTGGATGTACTCAACCCCGTAGGGTGGCTGCAATGTCAGTTGCAAAGAGAGTTGCAGAAGAGTTTGGGTGTAGATTAGGAGAGGAAGTTGGTTATGCCATTCGGTTTGAGGATTGCACTGGACCTGATACCGTAATCAAGTACATGACTGATGGTATGCTTCTTAGGGAAATATTGGTTGATGAGAGTCTGTCACAGTATTCTGTTATAATGCTTGATGAAGCCCATGAGAGAACAATTTATACGGATGTTCTTTTCGGACTGCTGAAGCAGCTGGTGAAGCGTAGACCTGAGTTGCGATTGATTGTCACATCTGCTACTCTTGATGCTGAAAAATTTTCAGGATATTTCTTTAACTGTAACATCTTCACCATTCCTGGGAGAACTTTTCCTGTGGAGATACTTTATGCTAAACAGCCAGAAAGCGATTACTTGGATGCATCTTTGATCACTGTCCTACAGATCCACTTGACAGAACCTGAAGGAGACATTCTTCTCTTCTTAACTGGTCAAGAGGAGATTGATTTTGCTTGCCAGTCTCTCCATGAGAGAATGAAGGGATTAGGTAAGAATGTCCCTGAGCTGATCATTTTACCTGTTTATAGTGCCCTTCCTAGTGAAATGCAATCTAGGATATTTGATCCTGCTCCTCCTGGGAAAAGGAAAGTGGTTGTGGCTACAAACATTGCTGAGGCTTCTTTGACAATCGATGGgatattttatgttattgatcCGGGGTTTGCTAAGCAAAATGTTTATAACCCAAAGCAAGGTCTTGATTCCTTGGTGATTACTCCGATATCACAAGCGTCTGCCAAACAAAGAGCTGGGCGTGCAGGGCGTACTGGACCTGGAAAGTGTTATCGTCTCTATACTGAGAGTGCATATAGGAATGAGATGTCCCCTACTGCAATTCCAGAGATTCAGAGGATAAATCTGGGCATGACTACTCTTAGCATGAAAGCTATGGGCATAAATGATCTTCtgtcatttgattttttggatCCACCATCACCCCAAGCACTTATTTCCGCCATGGAGCAGCTTTACAGTCTTGGAGCATTGGATGACGAGGGTCTTCTAACCAAATTGGGTAGGAAAATGGCTGAATTTCCGATGGATCCGCCACTGTCCAAGATGCTGCTTGCCAGTGTAGACCTTGGATGCAGTGATGAGATTTTGACCATAATTGCCATGATCCAGACTGGCAATATTTTTTACAGGCCCAGGGAGAAACAAGCCCAAGCAGATCAGAAGAAGGCTAGGTTTTTCCAGGCAGAGGGTGACCATCTTACACTACTTGCTGTTTATGAATCCTGGAAAAGTAAAAACTTTTCTGGACCCTGGTGTTTTGAGAACTTTGTTCAATCTCGATCGTTGAGAAGAGCCCAGGATGTTAGGAAACAACTTCTCTCCATCATGGATAA GTACAAATTGGATATCGTGAGTGCTGGAAAAAACTTCTCCAAGATCAGGAAGGCTATCACTGCAGGGTTCTTTTTTCATGCAGCTAGAAAGGACCCCCAGGAAGGTTACAGAACCCTTGTTGAGAATCAGCCTGTATATATTCATCCAAGTTCGGCTTTGTTCCAGAGGCAGCCAGACTGGGTCATATACCACGAGCTTGTAATGACAACTAAGGAATATATGCGCGAGGTAACAGTCATAGACCCCAAATGGCTTGTTGAATTGGCTCCAAGATTCTTCAAAGTGGCAGATCCTACAAAGATGAGTAAACGGAAGCGTCAAGAACGTGTTGAACCACTCTATGATAGATACCACGAGCCAAATTCATGGCGTTTGAGTAAACGTCGTGCTTGA